Below is a genomic region from Gemmatimonadota bacterium.
CAGGCGACGACATCGCCGTCGGGAGGGAGGCTCAAGCGCGCACTGAGAAGGTCTCCCGACGCGCCGGGAAAGGTGATCCGCTGATTGATCATCATGGACTCATGTGGAGAATGCGCAGCCCACTCCCCGAGTTCCCACGGTGGATCCCGCGAACCTCGGGGCGAACGTGCGGCACTCAACGTTTGCGAGTGGTGGCGGCGGCGACTACCGGTGGACTAGGCATGCCCGAATGGCGTGCGTCGGAGCCGGATGCATCACGCACGCGGGAACTGTTGGAGCTCCCTCCGTATTGGGGCAACGGGTGATCCGGCCGAATAGCCGTATGTCCCAGAACCAAGGAGGAAATGTGAACATCTCGTATGGCCGAGCGGTACTCGGTGGCCTCGTAGGAACCGTCTTGATGACGGTGGTGGGCTTGTGGATCGCTCCGATGATGGGGATGCCCGCGATGAATCCCGCGGAAATGCTCGCGGGTGCCATGGGAGGGATGTTGGCTCTCGGTTGGGCAGCCCACTTCATGATCGGCACGGTCCTCGCTCTCATATACGCTGTGGTGGCACCATCGCTTCCGGGCGCACCCGTCGTTCGCGGAGCCCTGTACGGAATCGCACCCTTCCTCCTCGCGCAGATCGCGGTTATTCCGATGATGGGAATGCCCATCTTCTCCGGTTCCATGACGATGGCGATGGGCAGCCTCATCGGCCACCTGATTTACGGAGGCGTGGTGGGTGGCATCTATGGCCCCGTCCCCGCTCGCGCGCAGGCCTCCGCTCATTCGTCGTCCGCCGCGGCGCGGCATTCCTGATCATCCAATCCCGGAGAAAGTACATGACCCGCACGTTGAAGCTCCCGTTCCTTTTCGGCGTCGCGCTCCTCGCGGCCACCGTAAGTGCCACTGGTCTCGAAGCCCAGGCGGCCACGGCTCACTCGAAGGAGGACTTCACCCAGGAACGCTTCGCACAGCTGCAGGCGGAGGGGGCCTTCATTCTGGTGGACATCTTCGCGGACTGGTGCCCGGACTGCGCTATCCAGCAAAGAGTCTTAACAGAATACCGCGAGCAACATCCGGACGTTCCGCTCCACACCCTCGTCGTGAATTTCGACACCCAGAAGGACATCGTGACCCAGTTCCGGGCTCCGCGGCAGTCCACCCTGATTCTCTTCCGAGGAACCGAGCAGCTCTGGTTCAGTGTCGCTGAGACCCGGGCCGAGGTCCTCGTTCAGGCGCTGAACGAGGGATACGCGGGGCGGTGACGCTCGACATCACGGCGATCCCGATCGCCTTCTTTGCCGGGGTGGTCGGGGTCCTATCCCCGTGCGTGTGGCCGCTGGTGCCGGTGGTCATGGCATCGGCTGCCACCGGAGGTCGCCGGGGGCCCTATTTCCTCGCCGGCGGATTGGCGATCGCCTTCGCCTTTGCCGGCACCTTCCTGACCTTCATCCTGGTCAGCACGGGGACCGATCCCGAGTTCTTCCGCTACTTCGCCGCCACGCTGCTCATCGCCATGGGCGGACTCCTCATCGTGAAGAGGTTGGGGGACTGGGTGTCCACGGGCCTGTCCCGATTCACCGCCGGCCTCAATCGGGGAGGCCGGATTCGACCCGCAGTAGGCGGCGGTGAGTTCGGGGTCGGACTCCTCCTCGGGGTGGTCTGGCTCCCCTGCGTCGGGCCCACCCTCGGGGTGGCGATCGCGCTCGCTTCGTTCGGCGAAGACTTCCTTCGTTCCTTTTTCGTCATGCTCTCCTACGGGGTCGGGACGGGCGGCGTGCTCCTCACCGCCGGTGTGCTCTCGGGCGGATTTCTGGCGCGGAGGAAAGCGCTAAGCGCAACCGCCGGAGCACTCGGAAAGAAGATCCTGGGGTGGTCCGTCCTCTTGCTGGGACTTGCGGTTCTCACCGGGATGGACAAGCGCCTCGAAGCCCTCGCGGTAGATCTCCTCCCCAGCTGGATCTTCTCTCTCTGATCCCGGTTCGGCCCACCCGCAAGATTCCCCCAGTCCGATTTTCACCTGAGAAGACGCGGAATCCAGGCGTGAAAACGGCCCTCCGGGATCACCCGAAGGGCCGAATCCTCTTCTCTTTTTTCAGGATGCCGGAGGAGGGACTCGAACCCCCGACACGCGGATTATGATTCCGCTGCTCTAACCAGCTGAGCTACTCCGGCGAGGGAGGGAAACGCTACCCGCGGTCCCGGGAGGGTGTCAACCCTTCCAGCTCCGCCCAAGCCTGTTTGGAACGTTTCAGCTGAAACGTGGTGGGCAAGCCGCAAAGCTAAAAAGCCAATCCTCAGGGCTCCTCTTCTTCGTCTTCCCCCGAATCCGCGAAGCGGTAGAGGATCTCCCCGTCACGGATCATCCCGAAGTTCTCGCGGGCGATGAACTCGAGGGCGCGGTCGTCGCTTTCGAGCGCCTCGGCCCGTGTGGCGAGCTCCTCCGTCAGCTTGGCGAGCTCCCGCACGCGCACGACCGACTCACGACTCTCGGACCGGATTCCCCTCAGCTCGAAGGCCGAGTATTCCCCTCCGAAGAGGGCGTAATAAAGAGCCAAGATCACGAGCCCGGGGAAGAGAAAGCGCCGTATCATCCCAGAAACATCAGTTCCCCGGCGGGCGCCGTAAAGGGGCACGTCCTCGACTTTCCGCCCAAAGGACTCAGCCGCCCGCCTCGAGACCGGAGCGTTGAAGCAGGCCCCGGCGCATCATCCCCGGGACCAGAGAGCCCGCCCGGGATACCGGGCCCGCTCCCCGAGTGTCTCCTGGATTCGAAGAAGCTGGTTGTACTTCGCGACCCGGTCGGTTCGAGAGGCGCTCCCGGTCTTGATCTGGCCTGCCTCGGTGGCCACGGCGAGGTCCGCGATGAAGACGTCTTCGGTTTCTCCGGACCGGTGGGAGATCACCGAAGTGTAGCCCGCCTCCTTCGCCACCGAGATCGCCTCGAGCGTCTCGGTGAGAGTCCCGATCTGGTTCACCTTCACGAGGATGGAGTTCGCGACCCCTTCGGCGATCCCCCGCCGGAGCCGGTCGGAATTCGTGACGAAGATGTCGTCCCCGACGAGCTGGACCCGGTCCCCGATCGCCTCGGTGAGGGCTTTCCATCCCTCCCAATCGTTTTCGTCGAGCGGGTCCTCCAGCGACCGAATTGGATACCGGCCAACCCACTCGATCCAGAACTCCACCATCCCGGCCGCATCCCGCTTCTCCCCCGACGACCAGCGAAACTCGTACGACCCGCCCTTGTGGAACTCGGAGGCCGCCGCATCGAGGGCGAGAACCACGTCCTCGCCGGGGCGGTAACCCGCGCGCTCGATGGCGCGGAGCACGACCTCGACCGCTTCCTCGTTCCCGGAGAGGTCGGGAGCGAATCCCCCCTCGTCGCCGACCGCGGTGCTCCCGCCCCGCTCGCGCAGGACTTCCTTCAGGCGATGGAAGATCTCGACGCCCATCCGGAGCCCTTCGTCGAAGGAATCCGCCCCGAGCGGCATGACCATGAACTCCTGGAGGTCCACGTTGTTCGGGGCGTGTGCTCCGCCGTTCAGGATGTTCATCATGGGGACGGGGAGGAGAACGGCATCCGGGCCGCCGAGCGACTCGAAGAGCGGGAGGCCGCGGGCCGATGCGTGGGCGCGGGCGGTGGCGAGTGAGGCCGCCAGGATCGCGTTCGCGCCGAGACGACCCTTGTTGGGGGTCCCGTCCGCCTGGATGAGGGCCCGGTCCAAAGCGACCTGGTCGGCCGCGTCCATCCCGACGAGGAGGGTGCGGATCTCCCCACGAAGATTCCCGACCGCGGTGCGGACGCCCTTCCCCAGATAACGACCCTTGTCGCCGTCCCGGAGCTCCACCGCCTCGTGCTCGCCGGTGGAGGCGCCGCTCGGCACGGCCGCCCGGCCCATGGCGCCGCCCTCGAGCTCCACCTCCGCCTCGACCGTCGGATTCCCCCGCGAGTCGAGAATCTCCCTCCCCCACACCACCCGGATTCGTGTTCCGCTCACAGCGTCGTCTCCTCGAAGTCGTCCACCGCGGGGCTGGACCCATTCCCCGCGCCGAGTGATTGTCCGATGAGGGCCGCCACCGCGGCCCGGCTCCGCTTCAGAAGCTCATCCCGGTTCTCGTGCCCGAGCCCTTCGACACCGATCGGCTCGCCCACCCGGATGGTGATTTCACCGGGGTGGATCCGGAAGGAGCCCTTCGCCATGACCTCGCGGCTTCCCGTGATCCCGAGGGGAACGAGGGGCACGCCCGTTTCGATCGCGAGAACGAAGGCCCCCTTCTTGAAGGGCTGGAGCCGCCCGTCCGGGGAGCGAGTCCCCTCCGGAAAGAGGATCATGACGAGTTTTTCGTCGCGCACCCGCCGTCCGGCATGCTGGAGCGACTCCACCGCCTGCTTTCGGTCGGATCGGTCCACGGAGATGTGGCCACAAGCCTTCCAGGCCTTTCCGAAGATGGGAATTCGACCCAACTCCTGCTTCGCCACGAACCGCGCCTTCGTGGGGAGGTATGCGGCGAGGGCGAAGACGTCGAACCAGGACTGGTGATTCGCGACCACGACCAGGGGCCGGTCCCAATCCATGCGTTCGTCCCCAAGGAGGCGCACTTTCACGCCTGCGAGACGCAGGACCGCGCGTGCCCATGCCCGTGGCATCCCTTCGCAGACGCAGGGAAGACGAGCCTTTCGAAAGCGTGCGGAGAAGGTGACCACGCTGGCGCAGTACGCGGTCGTCACGAGGCCCGCGAAGAGAACCCACGCCGTCCGAATCAAGTGCCTCCCCCTCCCCCGAAGTGGTCGTACCCGCCCCGGTCCGGACGCCGGAGTGGACCGGACCCGGCGGGCTCGAGATACACCCCCTCGCCGCGCACCACCCGCCCGACTCGCGTAAGGGAAAGATCGAACCGCCTCGCGAATTCCTCCACCCGCGGGGCGAGCCGGCCCGAAGGGGCCGCCAGGAGGAGCTCGTAGTCTTCGCCCCCGTGAAGGGCGAGGGCCAGGGGGCCGGCACTTCCAGGGAGGGCCGCCGCCGCGAGCGCGGGATGAATGGGAATCGCCTCCTCCTCCAGGACGACGGCGACCCCCGATGCCGCGGCCAGGTGTCCCCCGTCGCCGGCGAGGCCGTCCGAGAGGTCCAGGCCGCCCCGGGCCCCGGCCTGGACGAGCCAGCGGGCTTCCAGAATCCGCGGGCGGGGCTGTGCGAAGGCCTGCCGTAGCGGAGGCGGGACGGGAAGCCCCGCGCTCCAGAGGGCCGTGGCGCCCGCCGCGCCCCCGAGCGACCCCGTGACCCAGAGCTCGTCTCCCTCTTCCGCTCCAGATCGGAGGAGGGGTGTTTCCGCCCGCCCGACCGAAACGATGTCCAGGAAAAGAGGGCCGGGAGAGCGCGTGAGATCCCCGCCGAGGAGCGGGGCCCCGTGCTCCTGGGCAAGCCGCTTCACCCCGGCCATGAGGGCGATCGCCCCCTCGCCGGCCTCCGGCGCCGCGACCGAGGCGAGGATCCCGATCGGATCTGCTGCCATGGCCGCAAGGTCACTGAGCCCTCCCGCCGCGGCTCGAAATCCGGCCTCTTCGGCCGTGATCCAGTCCAGACGAAAGTGGATCCCCTCGACCGAGAGGTCGGTGGAGATCACCCACCCGTCCTCGAGGACGCAGGCGTCGTCTCCGGGGCCCACCCTGATCCCGGGGCCGAGCGAGGGAAGCCCGGAGAGAATCTCCCGGATCCGGTCGAACTCCTTCCCTCCCCCGAGCGGGGTAGCGCCGCGCCCCCCGTCGCTCACCGGGGCGGGCCCAGGTCGAGCGTCACGAAGGGGAGAGCAAGATCCGACGACTCCGGCTCGGGAGTGAGGAGCGCCTCGCCGACCGCGTCCGCGACATCCGTCGGGAGAAGCGTTTCCCCGCGCCCCGAGAGGCGCGCGGCGCGTCCGGTGACGTGGAGGGCGAGCGCGCCGGCGTCCGCCCCCGAGAGCCCCCGGGCCATGAAGGCGCCGGCGACCCCGGTCAGGACGTCCCCGATCCCGGCGCGGGCGAGATCGGAGGAGCCGCTCGTGGAGACCCGCACGGCCCCCCCGTCCGGTGCCGCCACAACGGAGGGAGCCCCCTTGAGAAGGAGGGCCGCATCCCATCGCGCGGCACCCTGCCGGCACGCGGTCAGGGGCATCGTCCGGATCTCCTCGGGCTCCGCCCGGAGCCTGGCCATCTCCCCAGGGTGCGGGGTCAGGAGGCGCCGGGCCGCCGGAACCGCCCCCGGAAAGCTCGGGAGCTTTCCCCCCCCGAGGAGGGAGAGGGCGTCCGCGTCGAGGACGATCCCCCGGAGCTCGGGGAGGGCGAGAAGGCGGTCCAGGCGAGCAGCCTCGACGGCTCCCGTCCCCATCCCCGGCCCCGCGGCGAGCACATCGCAGCTCCGGACGGCGGCGAGGAGAGCCGGCTCATTGGTCGCGTCGAGGAAGATCGCCTCGGGAACCGCGCCGAGGATCAGTTCCCTGTTTTCGGGAGCCGAGGCGACCTGCACGTATCCCGCTCCCGCGCGCAGGGCGCCCCGTGCGGCGAGGACGGCCGCCCCTCCCATCCCGGGGGAGCCGGCCAGGATCACCACCCATCCCGCCGCCTTCTTGTGGGTGACGAGCGCCCGCTTCGGCCGGTGCGCTTGGGCCCACCCCGTCGTGACCAGTGCCGCCGCGGCGACCTCCCCCGGCATCGGCGGAAATCCGATCTCGACGGCGACGAGGCGACCGCTCCGCTCGCGCCCGGGAAAAAGCAGGGCCCCGAGCTTCGGCGCGCCGAAGGCCACCGTCACCTCGGCCCCAACGGCAACTCCCGAGACCGCGCCGGTCTCCGCATCCACACCGGACGGAAGGTCGAGCGCGAGAACGGGCGCCGCCGCCCGATTCATCGCTTCGATGGCACGTCGGACGACCCCCCGGGGAGCCCCCGTCGCCCCCGTGCCGAGGAGGGCATCCACGATCACGTCCGCCCCCGAGAGAAGCCCGTCGAGGTCTTCATCGGACGCGGGCGCGGGGCGAATCGCGAGTGGCCACCCGTGGAGGAGGGACTCCGGGTCGGGGCGGCTCCCCGCCGCCACGATCCTCACCTCACGCCCCGCCGCCGCGAGCGTCCGCGCGAGCACGATCCCATCGCCCCCATTGTTCCCGGAGCCGACCGAGACCAGCACCGGCCCCGTCGGCCAGAGGCGTTGGAGCACAAGCGCCGCGCTCCGCCCCGCGTTCTCCATCAGGACGGGAGAGGGGACGCCGGCCTCTTCTATCGCCCAGGCGTCCAGGCGGGCCGCCTCGGTCCCCGTGAGGAGGGGAACCTCCTCGCGTCCGTAGTCCGTGAATAGTGGCGAAAGGGGGACGGCGCGTCTCATGGCCGAATGCGACGCCGCGATGGAAGGAAACGACGGAAGTCCGCGGCAACGTCGAACGGGGGAGCGGGCACGCGCCGGGCCTGCACTACTTGAAGCTCTGCCCGATGGCCCGGCCCAAGGTGATCTCCCCGTTGTCTATCCGGATGTTGAAGCCGCAATCCGGATTCGAACACACCCAGGCCTTGTACTGGATGGGGGCGCCTTCGCGCCCGTAGTCCGAAAGGGGAAGAAGGAGCCCGTGGTCGCACTTCTGACAGGGCGGAAACCGGTGATCCTCGTTCATCTTCACCCCCTAGCGAAGCTCTGCTAGTCCACAACCCTCCAAGGATAACCGCGCTCGAAGGCCTCTTCGAAGTCGAAGAGCCCCCGGAAGTCCTGCGGACGATCGTGGGGCTCGGCCACGAGAATTCCCGCCTCCACCAGGGCGAAGACGATCTCGCCGAGGTCGTCGGTCGAATGGATCCCCCAGTGTTCGAGGACCGTCCGGGCGAGCGGCCCGAAGCGCTCCAGGGCGAGGGACCGCGCTCCCTCCGCCAGCTCGGCGCCGGAGATGTGCCGGGGCTGCTCCAACTCCGCCATCACGTAATGCAGGGAGGAGAGGAGGAAGAGATAGGCCTTCCCGTGGAAGCGGGGATTCCGCTCCCTGAGGCGATCCAGGATCTCGTCGGCGAATTGAACATCCGTCATGGCGCCAAAGTTGTCCCGATGGCCCCTGAGACGCCAGTGGGACGGTACACTAGCTCTCCTGGAGATCGGGGTAGAGGGGGAAAGCTCCGCAGAGTTCTCCCACCTCGCGCCGGATCCCCGTGTGGCGATCCGAGTCCTCCGGCGCCTCGAGAACGTCGGCGACCCAGTCCGCGATCCGGCGCATCTCCTCCTCCTTCATCCCGCGCGTCGTGACGGCGGCGGTACCGATCCGGAGCCCGGAGGTCACGAAGGGCGAACGCTTCTCGCCCG
It encodes:
- a CDS encoding thioredoxin family protein; protein product: MTRTLKLPFLFGVALLAATVSATGLEAQAATAHSKEDFTQERFAQLQAEGAFILVDIFADWCPDCAIQQRVLTEYREQHPDVPLHTLVVNFDTQKDIVTQFRAPRQSTLILFRGTEQLWFSVAETRAEVLVQALNEGYAGR
- a CDS encoding lysophospholipid acyltransferase family protein; amino-acid sequence: MIRTAWVLFAGLVTTAYCASVVTFSARFRKARLPCVCEGMPRAWARAVLRLAGVKVRLLGDERMDWDRPLVVVANHQSWFDVFALAAYLPTKARFVAKQELGRIPIFGKAWKACGHISVDRSDRKQAVESLQHAGRRVRDEKLVMILFPEGTRSPDGRLQPFKKGAFVLAIETGVPLVPLGITGSREVMAKGSFRIHPGEITIRVGEPIGVEGLGHENRDELLKRSRAAVAALIGQSLGAGNGSSPAVDDFEETTL
- a CDS encoding DUF6789 family protein; this encodes MNISYGRAVLGGLVGTVLMTVVGLWIAPMMGMPAMNPAEMLAGAMGGMLALGWAAHFMIGTVLALIYAVVAPSLPGAPVVRGALYGIAPFLLAQIAVIPMMGMPIFSGSMTMAMGSLIGHLIYGGVVGGIYGPVPARAQASAHSSSAAARHS
- the eno gene encoding phosphopyruvate hydratase, producing the protein MSGTRIRVVWGREILDSRGNPTVEAEVELEGGAMGRAAVPSGASTGEHEAVELRDGDKGRYLGKGVRTAVGNLRGEIRTLLVGMDAADQVALDRALIQADGTPNKGRLGANAILAASLATARAHASARGLPLFESLGGPDAVLLPVPMMNILNGGAHAPNNVDLQEFMVMPLGADSFDEGLRMGVEIFHRLKEVLRERGGSTAVGDEGGFAPDLSGNEEAVEVVLRAIERAGYRPGEDVVLALDAAASEFHKGGSYEFRWSSGEKRDAAGMVEFWIEWVGRYPIRSLEDPLDENDWEGWKALTEAIGDRVQLVGDDIFVTNSDRLRRGIAEGVANSILVKVNQIGTLTETLEAISVAKEAGYTSVISHRSGETEDVFIADLAVATEAGQIKTGSASRTDRVAKYNQLLRIQETLGERARYPGRALWSRG
- a CDS encoding cytochrome c biogenesis CcdA family protein, translated to MTLDITAIPIAFFAGVVGVLSPCVWPLVPVVMASAATGGRRGPYFLAGGLAIAFAFAGTFLTFILVSTGTDPEFFRYFAATLLIAMGGLLIVKRLGDWVSTGLSRFTAGLNRGGRIRPAVGGGEFGVGLLLGVVWLPCVGPTLGVAIALASFGEDFLRSFFVMLSYGVGTGGVLLTAGVLSGGFLARRKALSATAGALGKKILGWSVLLLGLAVLTGMDKRLEALAVDLLPSWIFSL
- a CDS encoding septum formation initiator family protein, giving the protein MIRRFLFPGLVILALYYALFGGEYSAFELRGIRSESRESVVRVRELAKLTEELATRAEALESDDRALEFIARENFGMIRDGEILYRFADSGEDEEEEP
- a CDS encoding Minf_1886 family protein — translated: MTDVQFADEILDRLRERNPRFHGKAYLFLLSSLHYVMAELEQPRHISGAELAEGARSLALERFGPLARTVLEHWGIHSTDDLGEIVFALVEAGILVAEPHDRPQDFRGLFDFEEAFERGYPWRVVD
- the thiL gene encoding thiamine-phosphate kinase encodes the protein MSDGGRGATPLGGGKEFDRIREILSGLPSLGPGIRVGPGDDACVLEDGWVISTDLSVEGIHFRLDWITAEEAGFRAAAGGLSDLAAMAADPIGILASVAAPEAGEGAIALMAGVKRLAQEHGAPLLGGDLTRSPGPLFLDIVSVGRAETPLLRSGAEEGDELWVTGSLGGAAGATALWSAGLPVPPPLRQAFAQPRPRILEARWLVQAGARGGLDLSDGLAGDGGHLAAASGVAVVLEEEAIPIHPALAAAALPGSAGPLALALHGGEDYELLLAAPSGRLAPRVEEFARRFDLSLTRVGRVVRGEGVYLEPAGSGPLRRPDRGGYDHFGGGGGT
- a CDS encoding NAD(P)H-hydrate dehydratase gives rise to the protein MRRAVPLSPLFTDYGREEVPLLTGTEAARLDAWAIEEAGVPSPVLMENAGRSAALVLQRLWPTGPVLVSVGSGNNGGDGIVLARTLAAAGREVRIVAAGSRPDPESLLHGWPLAIRPAPASDEDLDGLLSGADVIVDALLGTGATGAPRGVVRRAIEAMNRAAAPVLALDLPSGVDAETGAVSGVAVGAEVTVAFGAPKLGALLFPGRERSGRLVAVEIGFPPMPGEVAAAALVTTGWAQAHRPKRALVTHKKAAGWVVILAGSPGMGGAAVLAARGALRAGAGYVQVASAPENRELILGAVPEAIFLDATNEPALLAAVRSCDVLAAGPGMGTGAVEAARLDRLLALPELRGIVLDADALSLLGGGKLPSFPGAVPAARRLLTPHPGEMARLRAEPEEIRTMPLTACRQGAARWDAALLLKGAPSVVAAPDGGAVRVSTSGSSDLARAGIGDVLTGVAGAFMARGLSGADAGALALHVTGRAARLSGRGETLLPTDVADAVGEALLTPEPESSDLALPFVTLDLGPPR